A region of Solanum dulcamara chromosome 7, daSolDulc1.2, whole genome shotgun sequence DNA encodes the following proteins:
- the LOC129894350 gene encoding protein DEFECTIVE IN MERISTEM SILENCING 3-like — translation MDGGQRRMSIDNKKLPISPKVLLMHDPSLNQGGQINTFTFAGNRDIMQNGTAEAVIFNSKKLEDAMKEIGLKIKHHEDNIKFLEGQKNRLDGSILDIQVALGKIYSASGTGSENKESSNGWNELETIEQMLRWNRCQLQTHNGTHIPFMKDVIGIVALLGKVDDDNLSRTLSDYLGLETMLAVVCKTHDGLKALEAYDKECRINKSFGLHGVGASIGRPLDDRYLVICLENLRPYTGEFIADDPQRRLAIKKPRCLNEETPPGFLGFAVNMINIDTANLYCVTSTGHGLRETLFYRLFSRLQVYKTRADMLQALPLIADGAISLDGGIIKSHGVFSLGEREVEIKFPKSSGSSNLPENYFDTQRRMKELKWKRVRFVEDLQREQSLLDHAKNDFEIKKQDLSRS, via the exons CTACCAATCAGCCCTAAGGTACTACTTATGCATGATCCATCGCTCAATCAAGGAGGTCAGATTAATACCTTTACTTTTGCTGGTAATCGTGACATAATGCAAAATGGAACTGCTGAGGCTGTTATTTTCAATTCCAAG AAACTTGAGGATGCAATGAAGGAGATTGGTCTTAAAATTAAACACCATGAAGATAATATCAAATTCTTAGAGGGTCAGAAGAACAGGTTGGATGGTTCAATTTTGGATATACAAG TTGCTCTAGGCAAGATTTATTCAGCAAGTGGAACTGGTTCTGAAAATAAGGAATCTTCTAATGGGTGGAATGAGTTGGAGACCATTGAACAAATGTTAAGATGGAACAGATGCCAGCTGCAAACTCATAATGGAACTCATATTCCGTTTATGAAGGACGTGATAGGAATTGTTGCTTTGCTTGGGAAAGTTGATGATGATAATCTCAGCAG GACTCTCTCAGATTATCTTGGGCTAGAAACCATGTTAGCAGTTGTTTGCAAGACGCATGATGGACTTAAAGCACTGGAAGCATATGATAAGGAATGTCGTATAAATAAAAGTTTTGGTCTTCATGGAGTTGGAGCTTCAATTGGGAGACCTTTGGATGACCGATATCTTGTAATCTGTCTTGAGAACTTAAG ACCATACACTGGTGAATTTATTGCCGATGACCCTCAGAGGAGGCTTGCCATAAAGAAGCCAAGATGCCTCAATGAGGAAACTCCTCCTGGTTTTCTTGGTTTTGCTGTCAATATGATCAATATTGACACTGCAAACTTATATTGTGTTACAAGCACTGGTCATGGCCTGAGAGAGACCCTCTTCTATAGACTCTTCTCTCGGTTGCAAGTATACAAAACAAGGGCAGACATGCTGCAGGCACTACCTCTTATAGCTGATGGAGCCATATCATTGGACGGTGGGATCATAAAGAGTCATGGTGTATTTTCCCTAGGCGAAAG GGAAGTAGAGATCAAATTTCCAAAGAGTTCTGGAAGCTCGAATCTACCTGAAAACTATTTTGACACTCAGAGACGGATGAAGGAGCTGAAGTGGAAAAGGGTAAGATTTGTGGAAGATTTACAGAGAGAGCAATCATTGCTGGACCATGCAAAGAACGACTTTGAAATAAAGAAACAAGA CTTATCGCGGTCTTGA